A genomic window from Glycine max cultivar Williams 82 chromosome 17, Glycine_max_v4.0, whole genome shotgun sequence includes:
- the LOC100803571 gene encoding multiple organellar RNA editing factor 3, mitochondrial → MAYLNARRTLAYRLAGALSSSSASASRCRFALALHHAKQTVPIPHPASFAVRTQSSGSGYSPLNDPSPNWSNRPPKETILLDGCDYEHWLIVMEFPDNPKPSEDHMVNSYVKTLAQVLGSEEEAKKKIYSVSTSTYTGFGALISEELSYKVKELPGVLWVLPDSYLDVPNKDYGGDLFVDGKVIPRPQYRYSDRQPSRSRPRPRHDRQRQTMQVERRDQQNWNQGPGGSMQPSTAMNSQNFVSGGEY, encoded by the exons ATGGCGTACCTAAACGCTCGGCGCACCTTAGCATATAGGCTGGCAGGAGCTCTGTCTTCGTCATCCGCAAGCGCGTCTCGCTGTCGCTTCGCATTGGCGTTGCACCACGCCAAACAAACCGTACCCATTCCTCACCCGGCGAGTTTTGCGGTTCGGACTCAATCTTCGGGTTCGGGTTACTCGCCCCTGAACGACCCCTCCCCGAACTGGAGCAACCGTCCCCCGAAGGAGACCATTCTTCTCGATGGCTGCGACTACGAGCACTGGCTCATCGTCATGGAGTTCCCCGATAACCCTAAACCCTCCGAGGACCACATGGTTAACTCCTATGTCAAAACCCTAGCTCAAGTCCTCGGAAG TGAGGAGGAGGCTAAAAAGAAGATATACTCTGTTTCCACTTCTACGTACACAGGTTTCGGCGCCCTCATTTCCGAAGAGCTTTCTTATAAAGTCAAAG AGTTACCTGGAGTTCTTTGGGTGCTACCAGATTCATATCTTGATGTTCCCAACAAGGATTATGGAG GTGATTTATTTGTTGATGGGAAAGTAATTCCTAGGCCACAGTATAGATATTCGGATAGGCAACCCAGTAGGAGTAGACCTCGGCCACGGCATGACAGACAGCGGCAAACAATGCAGGTTGAAAGGAGAGATCAACAGAACTGGAACCAAGGTCCGGGGGGATCTATGCAGCCATCCACTGCAATGAATAGCCAAAACTTTGTGTCCGGTGGAGAGTACTAA
- the LOC100800725 gene encoding trophinin, which yields MNSNFNFDFDLGIGSNRPKSLNDQKNPKPTSSYSSAQPAWTHRPAPTQTTALPGGPPSMVGDIFGKSWGTPQPSSASKNIGIVNKNPNLFGDLVSSALGLGSKTNVPLKNAPAPNKTTTFSMGNMADSLPKTGSTPQSSASWASSSGGFNVNANKTTPNLGGPSLRNMGSGIGTNSNTNKDPFSSLSGIGSKQSSTLNSAAKGPKVDLGDDGFGDFQNASKPSSAAFPSTASPGIDINFTRSTAAAASNQGSGGGGDPMDMFFTTISSSASGEGAAAASDGFGGQDNWGLDSEFGGGGQDVGGTTTELEGLPPPPAGVSGSTAKGKGMDSYKQGQFADAIKWLSWAVVLLEKAGDSATTGEVLSSRASCYKEVGEYKKAVADCTKVLENDETNVSVLVQRALLYESMEKYRLGAEDLRTVLKIDPGNRIARGTVHRLAKMAD from the exons ATGAATTCCAACTTCAATTTCGATTTCGATCTCGGCATCGGATCCAACCGTCCCAAATCTCTTAACGACCAGAAAAACCCCAAACCAACTTCCTCCTATTCCTCTGCCCAACCCGCATGGACCCACCGACCCGCCCCCACTCAGACCACCGCCTTGCCCGGTGGGCCCCCCTCCATGGTCGGAGACATCTTCGGCAAGAGTTGGGGAACCCCTCAACCTTCTTCCGCTTCCAAAAACATCGGGATCGTTAATAAGAACCCTAACCTTTTCGGAGATTTGGTAAGTTCTGCTCTGGGCCTGGGTTCCAAGACCAACGTTCCTCTCAAAAATGCTCCCGCGCCCAATAAAACAACAACCTTCTCAATGGGAAACATGGCTGATTCTTTGCCCAAAACAGGCTCCACGCCACAGAGCAGTGCTAGTTGGGCATCATCCTCTGGGGGTTTTAATGTCAATGCCAATAAAACCACTCCCAATCTTGGGGGTCCTTCATTGCGAAACATGGGCTCTGGAATCGGAACCAATTCTAATACTAACAAGGATCCCTTCAGTTCTCTGTCTGGTATTGGATCCAAGCAATCTTCTACTCTTAACTCAGCTGCTAAAGGACCAAAGGTTGATTTGGGGGACGATGGTTTTGGAGATTTTCAAAATGCTTCCAAACCCAGCTCCGCTGCGTTCCCATCCACTGCTTCTCCTGGAATTGATATCAATTTTACTAGATCtactgctgctgctgcttcCAATCAGGGAtcaggtggtggtggtgatccAATGGACATGTTTTTCACGACGATTTCTTCCTCGGCCTCAGGTGAAGGTGCTGCTGCGGCCTCTGATGGATTTGGAGGACAGGACAATTGGGGTTTGGATTCGGAGTTTGGTGGGGGAGGCCAAGATGTGGGTGGCACCACTACTGAGCTTGAGGGGCTGCCTCCTCCTCCTGCTGGGGTCTCAGGCTCCACTGCCAAAGGCAAGGGGATGGACAGTTACAAGCAGGGACAGTTTGCCGATGCTATTAAGTGGCTTTCGTGGGCTGTCGTCCTTCTAGAGAAAGCTGGGGATAGTGCCACCACTGGGGAGGTTTTGTCGTCCAGGGCTTCCTGTTACAAAGAAGTTGGGGAGTATAAAAAGGCAGTGGCAGATTGTACAAAG GTTCTTGAAAATGATGAAACCAATGTATCTGTCCTGGTACAGCGTGCTCTGTTGTATGAGAGTATGGAAAAGTACAGACTTGGTGCTGAAGACCTTAGGACCGTGCTGAAGATTGATCCTGGTAATAGGATTGCTAGAGGCACCGTTCACCGGTTGGCTAAGATGGCTGATTAG